The Lactobacillus sp. ESL0680 genome has a segment encoding these proteins:
- a CDS encoding RluA family pseudouridine synthase, producing the protein MTETYQLEVKSEQGRLDKFIAAQIATLSRTRIKELIQDKQILVNNKLEKVSYKVQNGDQISVTVPALKPLAVTPENIPLDIVYEDRDVIVVNKPQGMVVHPAAGHPDHTLVNALLYHTKDLADSPEGFRPGIVHRIDKDTSGLLMIAKNANARESLEDQLAHKTNKRQYLAIVHGNFSENSGVIDAPIGRNHYNRKKMAVVENGKDAVTHFTVLEQFKDYSLIRCQLETGRTHQIRVHLSYIGHPVAGDPLYGPHHTLEGHGQFLHAQVLGFSQPSSGKWLEFQVDPPQIFLERLSELRETK; encoded by the coding sequence ATGACTGAAACCTATCAGCTTGAAGTTAAGAGTGAGCAAGGACGGCTCGACAAATTTATTGCAGCTCAAATTGCAACCTTATCGCGTACACGGATCAAAGAGTTAATTCAAGATAAACAAATATTGGTTAACAACAAACTTGAAAAAGTGTCCTATAAAGTCCAGAATGGCGATCAAATTTCAGTAACTGTTCCAGCACTTAAACCCTTGGCTGTTACTCCGGAAAATATTCCGCTAGATATTGTTTACGAAGATCGAGATGTTATTGTCGTTAATAAACCGCAGGGAATGGTGGTGCATCCAGCAGCTGGACATCCCGACCATACCTTAGTTAATGCACTTTTATATCATACAAAAGATTTGGCAGATAGCCCTGAAGGTTTTCGCCCGGGAATTGTCCATCGCATTGACAAGGATACATCAGGCCTATTAATGATTGCCAAAAATGCCAATGCTCGCGAAAGTTTAGAAGATCAATTAGCCCACAAGACCAACAAGCGTCAATATTTAGCCATTGTTCATGGCAACTTCAGTGAGAATAGCGGTGTGATTGACGCGCCAATTGGACGCAATCATTATAACCGCAAGAAGATGGCCGTTGTTGAAAATGGCAAAGATGCTGTCACGCACTTTACAGTTTTAGAACAATTTAAGGACTACAGTTTAATCCGCTGTCAACTAGAAACCGGTCGGACGCACCAAATTCGTGTCCATTTGTCTTATATTGGTCATCCCGTTGCTGGCGATCCGCTATACGGGCCACACCATACTCTGGAAGGTCATGGTCAGTTTTTACATGCCCAAGTTCTAGGCTTTTCACAACCATCTAGTGGCAAATGGCTTGAGTTTCAGGTAGACCCACCTCAGATCTTTCTAGAGCGGCTATCCGAATTAAGAGAAACTAAGTGA
- a CDS encoding carbamoyl phosphate synthase small subunit — MKRYLILEDGSSFEGESFGASIISTGELAIQTGNFGYQEALTDPTNAGKILVFTAPMIGGNGINAIDYESINPTVKGIIANDVARNISDSENFQDLNSFLQEKNIPALYAVDTRALVHLLITEKTIKASIMDASDAHAFDQIKALVLPKNKSAAVSTKNAYAAPNVGKTVAVLDLGLKHSMLRELSLRKINATVLPFDASVTDIDNLRPDGIIISGGPGKAAELKATLEPVFSHFYGKYPIWGIGLGFLALSDYLNFELVDLPEEFNGTNYPVIEQNCNHIWQTAMNISQLVLADSVQMEMKQEYFDLHSDLLAGFCNPQKKIIGTAFNAEGAPGSLDALSIFDDFVKMMG, encoded by the coding sequence ATGAAACGATATTTAATTCTTGAAGACGGCAGTTCATTTGAAGGTGAGAGTTTTGGTGCCTCAATCATTTCAACTGGCGAATTAGCAATTCAGACCGGTAATTTTGGGTATCAAGAGGCATTAACCGATCCAACTAATGCTGGCAAAATTCTTGTCTTTACAGCACCAATGATTGGCGGCAACGGGATTAATGCAATTGATTACGAAAGTATTAACCCCACTGTTAAAGGCATTATTGCCAACGATGTTGCCCGTAACATCTCTGATAGCGAAAACTTTCAAGATTTAAATTCTTTTTTGCAGGAAAAGAACATCCCTGCACTATATGCAGTTGATACACGGGCATTAGTGCACCTATTAATTACAGAAAAGACAATTAAGGCGTCAATTATGGACGCCAGTGATGCACACGCTTTTGACCAAATTAAGGCGCTTGTTTTACCCAAAAATAAGTCGGCCGCAGTTTCAACTAAGAACGCCTATGCGGCGCCAAATGTTGGCAAAACCGTTGCCGTTTTGGATTTGGGGCTCAAGCACTCAATGCTGCGCGAATTATCTTTAAGAAAGATTAATGCGACCGTACTACCATTTGATGCTTCCGTAACAGACATTGATAATTTGCGACCGGATGGCATTATTATCTCAGGTGGACCTGGAAAAGCTGCTGAACTCAAGGCTACTTTAGAACCAGTATTCTCCCATTTTTATGGGAAATATCCAATTTGGGGTATTGGTTTGGGCTTTTTAGCACTCAGCGATTATCTCAATTTTGAATTAGTTGACCTGCCTGAAGAATTTAATGGGACTAATTATCCGGTTATCGAACAAAATTGTAATCACATTTGGCAGACAGCAATGAACATCTCACAATTGGTGTTAGCTGATAGTGTGCAAATGGAAATGAAGCAGGAATATTTTGACCTGCACAGTGACTTATTAGCAGGATTTTGCAATCCACAGAAAAAGATAATCGGCACAGCTTTCAACGCTGAAGGTGCACCTGGCAGTCTTGATGCACTATCTATTTTTGACGATTTTGTAAAGATGATGGGGTAG
- a CDS encoding carbamoyl phosphate synthase large subunit, producing MPLENDLGKILIIGSGPTLVGSVAETDLLTSDAIRALLEEDIHVVLVNPNPATISTDKRPGVTVYLEPMTLDFLKRIIRMEEPDAIIPAYGSTTGLSVTLDLVNDGILQQMGIKLLTLNKETLMINSQQKMTAFLKQNGLEINQNWKLSDFSSDNLAHELDTKVTFPILMVKRERYLSNKQIIFQKCQDLVTYIKKERQCEGFSCDNYRLIEDLSSWEEVIVNIIRDNDGNVLFTSFADSIEPVAVNAGDSAMVMPALTLNNDQVQRIRQIAQKIAASLKIVGILNIHFAVKHQGTKFDVKILTIKPRLTRSAIWSQRIDLYSIGYVVCKIAIGYRLNEITDPMSGLNAAIEPTQDKVAVRMPYWSLTQLGTNHYSLGKRMQSGGEAIGIGRNFETAFLKGLASTVNLNTAVQLFISEKDKDEEEIKQDLLHPDELHLIRLLAAIAKGFSYQELQQLVQLHPVYFQKLQNIAEIGRKLNDTKPSDELLIEAKRRGFRDELIATLTGINLDALQKHLKKLHLTPSYLQIDGSAGVYQPKVQAYYSSFGVQDEVQPLIADKKVLVIGMLPAQVSVTSEFDYMVSHAVETLHKNNYATVLISNNDESVATSYKYTDRIYFEPVTVENIVQVAHKENIKNVLLQFSGKKINAMGEKLVQRGLNVLGNHSENPVDKIKQLSATPVKSLKQNSLLTTTDAKEAEEFVSEHNFPILIGGFNNQGVKQKSAVVYDQPALDKYVAETQLSKVTLSHFIEGNKYEITAISDGKDVSIPGIIEHLEQSGSHASDSIAVFKPQNLSKQGKKLLIEYASELIKRLKMRGIFTLHFLIVDKSIYLLQIKPYAGHNVAFLSQSLGKDITACATEVLTGKDLADLDCKMGLWHSNNFIHVKMPVFSYVDYNSGNTFDSKMKSSGSVMGRDTELAKALYKGYEASGLHIPSFGTIFISVRDEDKKKVTELAQRFDRLGFKIVATEGTANAFAEAGITTGVVSKVHSDPNNLLEKISQHKIVMVINITNLSDTASGDAIKIRDEALNTHIPVFSSIETTELILHVLESLSLTTQPI from the coding sequence ATGCCTTTAGAAAATGATTTAGGTAAAATTTTAATCATTGGGTCAGGGCCGACATTAGTAGGAAGTGTGGCAGAGACCGATTTACTTACTTCAGATGCCATCAGGGCACTGTTAGAAGAAGACATCCATGTGGTTCTTGTTAATCCCAATCCGGCTACAATCTCAACTGATAAAAGACCAGGAGTAACTGTTTATTTAGAACCAATGACCCTGGACTTTCTCAAGCGAATTATTCGCATGGAAGAACCAGATGCAATTATTCCTGCGTACGGTTCAACAACTGGCTTATCGGTAACTCTTGACCTGGTTAATGACGGTATTTTACAGCAGATGGGTATTAAGCTGCTCACGTTAAATAAAGAAACGTTGATGATTAATTCCCAACAGAAGATGACTGCTTTTCTTAAGCAAAACGGTCTTGAAATTAATCAAAATTGGAAATTATCGGACTTTTCTAGTGATAACTTAGCTCATGAATTGGATACTAAAGTTACTTTTCCGATTTTAATGGTTAAGAGAGAACGTTACTTGTCCAATAAGCAAATCATTTTTCAAAAGTGCCAAGACTTAGTTACTTATATCAAAAAAGAGCGGCAGTGTGAGGGCTTTTCCTGTGATAATTACCGTTTAATTGAGGATTTATCTTCATGGGAAGAGGTTATCGTTAACATTATTCGCGACAATGACGGTAATGTCTTGTTTACCAGCTTTGCGGATTCAATTGAACCAGTTGCAGTTAACGCTGGTGATTCCGCAATGGTCATGCCAGCATTAACGTTAAATAACGACCAAGTTCAACGGATTAGACAAATCGCACAGAAAATCGCGGCAAGTTTAAAGATTGTTGGCATTTTAAATATTCATTTTGCCGTCAAGCATCAAGGTACAAAATTTGATGTCAAGATTCTAACAATTAAGCCGCGCTTAACTAGGAGTGCAATTTGGTCGCAACGAATTGACCTTTATAGTATTGGTTACGTTGTTTGTAAAATTGCAATTGGCTATCGCTTAAATGAAATTACTGATCCAATGTCAGGATTAAATGCGGCAATCGAGCCAACCCAAGATAAGGTTGCTGTCCGCATGCCGTATTGGTCACTAACACAATTAGGAACCAATCATTATTCTTTAGGCAAAAGGATGCAGTCAGGCGGTGAAGCTATCGGAATTGGCCGTAATTTCGAAACAGCATTTTTGAAAGGACTAGCCTCAACTGTTAATCTCAATACAGCTGTACAGCTATTCATTTCTGAAAAAGACAAAGACGAGGAAGAAATTAAACAAGATCTACTTCATCCTGATGAACTGCACCTGATTAGATTATTGGCAGCTATTGCCAAAGGTTTTTCTTATCAAGAATTGCAGCAATTGGTGCAGCTGCATCCCGTTTATTTTCAAAAATTGCAGAATATTGCCGAAATCGGCCGTAAGTTAAATGACACTAAGCCAAGTGATGAGTTACTAATTGAAGCAAAAAGACGCGGCTTTCGTGATGAGTTGATAGCCACCTTAACTGGTATTAATCTTGATGCCTTGCAAAAACATCTTAAAAAATTGCACCTGACGCCGTCTTACTTACAGATTGACGGGTCAGCAGGTGTTTATCAGCCGAAAGTTCAAGCATATTACAGTTCCTTTGGCGTTCAAGATGAGGTTCAGCCTCTAATAGCTGATAAGAAGGTATTAGTTATCGGCATGCTGCCAGCACAGGTATCGGTTACCAGTGAATTTGACTACATGGTTAGTCATGCGGTAGAAACTTTACATAAAAATAATTATGCTACTGTGTTGATTTCCAATAATGATGAATCGGTAGCTACCAGTTATAAGTACACCGATCGCATCTACTTTGAACCGGTCACGGTTGAGAACATCGTTCAGGTTGCTCACAAAGAAAACATTAAGAATGTTCTGCTTCAATTCTCTGGCAAAAAAATTAATGCCATGGGGGAGAAGCTGGTTCAACGTGGGTTAAACGTCTTAGGCAATCATAGTGAAAATCCCGTTGATAAAATCAAGCAGCTTTCGGCAACACCAGTCAAATCACTCAAGCAAAATTCACTGTTAACAACTACTGATGCAAAAGAAGCAGAAGAATTTGTTAGTGAACATAATTTCCCGATTTTAATTGGTGGCTTTAATAATCAAGGTGTTAAGCAAAAGTCGGCCGTTGTTTACGATCAGCCAGCTTTAGACAAATATGTCGCGGAAACTCAACTATCAAAAGTAACTTTGTCGCATTTCATTGAAGGCAACAAGTACGAGATTACGGCAATTTCTGATGGTAAAGATGTTTCTATTCCCGGAATTATTGAGCACCTAGAACAATCTGGCTCACATGCTTCGGATTCAATTGCGGTCTTTAAACCCCAAAACTTATCTAAGCAAGGCAAGAAGCTGTTAATCGAATATGCATCCGAATTAATTAAACGGTTAAAGATGCGGGGCATCTTTACATTGCACTTTTTAATTGTTGATAAAAGCATTTATCTATTGCAAATTAAGCCGTATGCCGGGCACAATGTTGCGTTCTTATCACAATCCTTGGGTAAGGATATTACAGCTTGTGCCACAGAAGTATTAACTGGCAAAGATTTAGCTGACCTAGACTGCAAAATGGGTTTGTGGCATTCAAATAACTTTATTCACGTTAAAATGCCTGTCTTTTCGTATGTTGACTACAATAGTGGCAATACTTTTGATTCGAAAATGAAATCTTCTGGTTCGGTAATGGGCCGTGACACGGAACTTGCCAAAGCTCTTTACAAGGGTTATGAAGCCAGCGGCTTACACATCCCAAGCTTTGGGACAATCTTTATTTCTGTTCGTGATGAAGACAAGAAAAAAGTGACAGAGTTAGCACAGCGATTTGACCGCTTAGGCTTTAAAATTGTTGCCACTGAAGGAACCGCCAATGCCTTCGCTGAAGCCGGAATTACAACTGGTGTGGTGAGCAAGGTTCATTCAGATCCAAATAATTTATTGGAAAAAATCAGCCAGCACAAGATTGTCATGGTAATTAATATTACTAATCTTTCTGATACAGCAAGCGGTGATGCAATTAAGATTAGGGACGAGGCTTTGAACACGCATATTCCTGTCTTTTCCAGTATTGAAACTACGGAATTAATTCTGCATGTCTTAGAATCACTATCTCTAACCACACAGCCAATTTAA
- a CDS encoding NFACT RNA binding domain-containing protein, which translates to MAFDGLFIHSLLNSVTPALVGGRLSKIYQPFSQDLILTFRKERKNQQLLISANAQYPRFYLTKQAISNPDKAPTFVMVLRKYLEGSVLQSINQVGVDRIINLCFSNRNELGDQVQLILSVELMGRHSNVILYDQTSGHIIDLLKRINPDENRARILLPKAKYELPPLNPGLNGFDLTENDFKQEITGCEPAIFAKKIGGLDKDDRNELTGYLEDDYTYSSFTTFMQQFDKSGAFILKTPNNKRKIFPYLPYHLDLVQESTDSDLNHALDEFYQYQANRDWVKQKASQVERIVKNEQKKLSKKIVKLNKQLDQAENSEGYRIRGEILNANLGQVKPGMTKISLPNYYDNNEPIEIKLDAALSPARNGQKYFTRYKKLRDSIKHVKQQIEIAQNNLTYFDSIQTAIDNAEPQDIDQITDELISQGYLRRPQKQKRRKKITEHNLNKFKLTSGKTVLVGKNNYQNDWLTLKKANKTDLWFHVKNIPGSHVILQDDSPTETDIAEAAEIAAYFSKAKDSAHVQVDYVQDKRVKKPNGAKPGFVIYTGQNSIEVTPEKDSVLNKRID; encoded by the coding sequence ATGGCATTTGACGGCTTATTCATTCATAGTCTATTAAACAGTGTGACCCCTGCCCTTGTTGGCGGGCGCTTATCAAAGATTTACCAGCCTTTCAGTCAGGATTTAATTTTGACTTTTAGAAAAGAGCGTAAAAATCAGCAGTTGCTGATTTCGGCTAACGCACAATATCCACGATTTTATTTAACTAAGCAAGCGATCAGTAATCCGGATAAGGCACCCACTTTTGTAATGGTGCTGCGAAAGTATCTTGAAGGGTCAGTTTTGCAATCGATTAATCAAGTTGGTGTTGATCGCATTATCAATCTTTGCTTCAGTAATCGCAACGAACTTGGCGATCAAGTACAACTTATTCTGTCAGTTGAGTTAATGGGTCGCCACAGTAATGTGATTTTGTACGACCAGACAAGTGGCCATATTATTGATTTGTTAAAGCGCATTAATCCGGATGAAAACCGGGCACGAATTTTACTGCCAAAGGCAAAATATGAACTGCCCCCACTTAATCCGGGTTTAAATGGCTTTGACCTAACAGAAAATGACTTTAAGCAGGAAATAACTGGGTGCGAACCGGCTATTTTTGCTAAAAAGATTGGCGGCTTGGATAAAGATGACCGTAATGAATTGACTGGTTATTTGGAAGATGATTACACTTATTCATCCTTTACCACTTTTATGCAGCAATTTGATAAATCTGGTGCCTTTATTTTAAAAACGCCAAACAACAAGCGCAAAATCTTCCCTTACCTTCCCTACCACTTAGATTTGGTTCAGGAAAGTACAGATTCTGACTTGAATCATGCTCTAGATGAATTTTACCAATATCAAGCTAACCGTGATTGGGTTAAGCAAAAGGCAAGCCAAGTTGAGCGAATTGTCAAAAATGAACAAAAAAAGTTAAGCAAAAAAATTGTTAAGCTTAATAAGCAGCTCGACCAAGCAGAAAATTCCGAAGGGTATCGTATTCGGGGTGAAATTCTAAATGCGAATTTAGGTCAAGTTAAACCTGGAATGACAAAAATATCTTTACCTAATTATTATGACAATAACGAGCCGATTGAGATCAAACTTGATGCGGCTCTATCCCCAGCACGTAATGGTCAAAAATATTTTACTCGTTATAAAAAATTACGCGATTCAATTAAGCATGTTAAGCAGCAGATTGAAATCGCGCAAAATAACCTAACCTACTTTGATTCAATTCAAACGGCAATTGATAATGCGGAGCCGCAAGACATTGACCAAATTACTGATGAATTAATCAGTCAGGGTTATCTTCGCCGGCCGCAAAAGCAAAAGCGCCGTAAGAAAATTACCGAACATAATTTAAATAAGTTCAAACTTACTTCTGGCAAAACGGTTCTGGTTGGGAAAAATAATTATCAAAATGATTGGTTAACGCTAAAAAAGGCTAATAAAACTGATCTTTGGTTCCATGTCAAGAACATTCCTGGATCACATGTTATCCTGCAGGATGATTCACCAACTGAGACGGATATTGCCGAAGCCGCTGAAATTGCCGCCTACTTTTCTAAGGCAAAAGATTCAGCACACGTGCAAGTTGATTATGTTCAAGATAAGCGGGTTAAGAAACCTAATGGTGCCAAACCTGGCTTTGTTATCTATACTGGTCAGAATTCTATTGAAGTTACACCAGAAAAAGACAGTGTTTTGAATAAAAGAATCGATTAA